The DNA segment AGCTATGCTAAAGCTATTATAAGATCTTTCCATAAATGCAATACTGATTTAATAGCCTGTTTATGTGATGATAATGATGTCAAGAATATTTCCTTTtagcctttttcttttctattatatgaaaaataaatggaaCTGGTGGATGTAACATGTgacttttttaattcaattatcaaTTTCATGAAGCTTCTCATGTTCACAACTTGCTAGgatattattatgatattattcttccacaaaaaaattatatcaggTCAAGGGTGAATCAAACATTTCATACATATGTTCACGTTACTATCGAGCTCCAGAACTAATATTTGGTGCAACAGAATACACAGCTTCTATTGATATATGGTCAGCTGGTTGTGTTCTTGCTGAACTTCTTCTAGGACAGGTTAAATATTCTGGCTATCTATGTATTAATGTTGCTCATACCTAAGTTTTTGGCCTTTTTATTGAGATATNTTANATTGACTTCCCATAGTTTCAAATGTTTATATAGCCACTATTTCCTGGAGAAAATCAGGTGGACCAACTTGTGGAAATTATTAAGGTAATTTCTCTTCTACATTGTTGTCTCTGTGGTTTGCAACATATATTTGCAGAGGTCATTATTTATGTGTTTTCTTGTAGGTTCTCGGTACCCCCACACGAGAGGAAATTCGTTGCCTGAACTCAGAATATACAGATTTTAGATTCCCTCAGATTAAAGCTCATCCTTGGCACAAGGTAATGTCATTTCTCAACCATCCTCCTTATGATATTCAACAATTTCTCTTAGACTTTAAATACAgattaaaaagtttgaaaaatagcTGTCCAATTTAAAGTGAATAGCTTGCTTTACATGTTACAACAACCAGGTTTTTGAGGGTGCTTTTCATTCTTTATGTTTAACTGATGAGTTTGATGATTTAACCTACCTCACCTAGTAAGATAAAGCTTGGTCGTTGACTATTAATCATTAGACTGTTATTGACTcaattattttgatgatttaTGTTCCAGGTTTTCCATAAGCGAATGCCTCCGGAAGCAATTGACCTTGCATCAAGGCTTCTCCAATATTCACCTAGTCTCCGGTGCACTGCGGTGAGTTGAACGATAAATATACCTCCCTTCACTACTCCCTTGATATTAGATCTACAATACTTGTGCTATGTTGTGGAATTAGTAAACTTAATTGGCATAATTTTCACTAATGGCCTTTGTTATTTCAGCTGGAAGCATGTGCACATCCTTTCTTTGATGAGCTCCGCGAGCCAAATGCTCGTCTACCTAATGGCCGTCCATTGCCCccacttttcaattttaaacaGGAAGTACGTGCATaagttatgtttttatattaaatgtggCATGACATGTATAGGCTGCAGCTTTTTTTTACTATGACTAGCTTTGCCACTGTTCATGATCCAAACAAATTTACAATTTCTCATACACCTAATTTTTGAACAGTATCTAACCGCAAAAATTCTCTTAATGAACTGTGATAAAAACTTAACGACAGTTGGCTGGAGTATCATCTGAAATGGTCAATAGGCTGATCCCAGAGCATATTAGACGGCAGACTGGTCTCAGTTCCCCTCATTCCACCGGTACATAAACATAAAGGGATAATGAAACGATGAGTAGCAATTGATGTGAATCAACAGAGGGGCTGATTGTGGCCTATATATAACTGGGGGTTCCAGCTTAATCTGCAGTTTTCTCCCCCTTGTGAAGATGTATACAAGTGCTGGTTGCTCGGCATGGCATGAAAGTTGGTGATTCAATCTAGTATTTCATTCTAGTTAAGGCATACTTATCCCTGCATCTGTATATTGTTTTGGTCAGATTTCAGAAAGCTAGGAGTATAAAATGATAGTAACCATGTCTTCATATGTAGAGGGGCCCACCtgaattatgaggggcccatgTTGTAGTTTGGCTTGTTTTTTATGTGATCATATTTATGATGTCGTTTATAATATGCTTACGACAAAATGTTGATTCAAAACAAGAAATTTCCTCTCTCTTTAATGCTTTGGTATGGTTTCTCTCCCGTTTTACAAAGATTTTGTTTGTCACGTGTGACCTTATTTGAGGGTTATGCTTCCTGTTATTAGCAATATACATTGGTGGGGTGTGTGTATTCAATTATATTTGAATGTTAATTTCACGAACTGGCTAATTTCACAAACATCTAGAATTGGTTGACAAGGTTCGAATAAGGAAAAATCAGTAATAGAAATGGTTAGGCATTGGAGGGTTTACGAGAGGAGAAGGGTGAGGAATAACACATGACTGATACCTAATATAATAACAGTCAATTAGGGCAGGAACAGGGTCTATATAAGACTTgagaattaaattgtaaaataattctagagggcttgattgattcctttcataattttctatttataataataaattgatacaagagtacatgataattagagtaatctagacacaatataaacatgataattagggtaacctagacacaatataatcatgataattagagtaacctagacacaatataatcatgataattagagtaacctagacacaatataatcatgataattagagtaacctagacataatataatgataattagagtaaccctagacacaatataatcatgataattagaataatcctagacacaatataatcataataaataggataaatatcctacactccccctcaagctggagcatacaaattgtatgtaccaagcttggaacaaataaattcaatccgAGGATCCCTTAATGATTTAGTCAATACATATGCGAGTTGATCGTTTGACCCAATAAActcagtacatatttctttagtcaacaacttttcacgaacaaaatgacaatcaatttctatatgtttagtaCTTTCGTaaaacactggatttgatgcaatgtggagCGCAACTTGATTGTCGCAATACATATTCATAGTATGGATGTCACAGAATTTAAGttcttgaaggaattgtttcacccatataagttcacatgttagtgacgcCATTGCCCTATACTCAGCTTNCGCTGTTGATCGAgctactacattttgtttcttacttttccatgaaataatgtttcctcccagaaaaacacaatatcctgtAGTAGACCGTCTATAAATAGGCGAgcctgcccaatctgcatcacaatacccagagacttgaatgcttcctttatcttcatataacagTCCTTGCCCGNNNNNNNNNNNNNNNNNNNNNNNNNNNNNNNNNNNNNNNNNNNNNNNNNNNNNNNNNNNNNNNNNNNNNNNNNNNNNNNNNNNNNNNNNNNNNNNNNNNNNNNNNNNNNNNNNNNNNNNNNNNNNNNNNNNNNNNNNNNNNNNNNNNNNNNNNNNNNNNNNNNNNNNNNNNNNNNNNNNNNNNNNNNNNNAATATAtcaagagcatacttcctttgggagattacaactccatcttttgattgcgctacttcaatgcctaagaagtatttgagacttccaagatccttggtttgaaaatgtctacacaagtactctttcagttgagatattccaacaacatcatttcctgtaataacaatatcatcaacatatactattaagtaaacacatttcccaaTAAAAGAATGACAGTAAAAAACCAAATGGTCTGTTTCACTACGTTTtagcccaaatttttgaacaatggagctaaactttccaaaccaagcacgtggtgattgcttgaggccATATAGAAATCGATGCAGTTTGCATACCATaccagactccccctgagcaacaaacccaagaggttgctccatataaacttcttcctcaagatcaccatgtagaaaggcattcttgatatccaattgatgaagtggccaATGACGAATGGCTGCCATGGCAAAGAAGAGGCGAATAGTAGTCATTTTGGCGACAGGAGAGAAAGtgtgtcacaataatcaagaccataaacctgAGTGTAACCTTTTGCAACAAGCCGAGCTTTGAGCCGATCAATTTCACCATCATGGCCGACTTTAACTGCATACACCCATCGACAACCAACTGCCTTTTTGTCCGGGGGAAGGGGCACCAACTCCCAAGTATTACTGTGGTCAAGAGCTTGCATTTCCACAATCATAGCTTGtcgccatccaggatgatcaagtgcttctttgACATTCTTGGGTATAACAACAGAGGACACtgaggataaaagagaaaaataggaggACGACAATCGATGATAGCTAAGAAAGTTATAAATGGGATGGGGGTTTCGAGTGGAACGAGTACCTATTCTGAGGGCAATTGGCCATGCTGAATCATTTGCACCAGGAGGCGTGGGAGGAGGTGACGagggagaagaatctgaagCAGGAGATTCACCATTGTCTTGGGGAGGTGGACTATCCATTGGGGCCCTGTGTGGGATGATCTCAGTATGTGGAGAATCGAGTGCAGGAGGATGGTGATCAACACTTGGAATGACAGAGACAGTGNAGctatttgactcagccatcGGAATAGGAAGGACNTGTTGGAGGATAGAAACATCttgaacagatggagagaagtaaggagtctgttaaaagaaagtgacattagcagacatgtaatacttcttagtttcaggagagtaacaccGCTATCCTTTTCGAAGTCGGGAATaacctaagaagacacatttaagAGCGTGAGTGGAGAGTTTGTCTAGACTTGGAGACATGTcaagaacaaaacatacacaactAAACACTTAGGGAGATGTATGAAAAAGAGGatcaatataaaacaaaatggagaaatggactttattatcaagagaggaggagggcatcctattaataagataacatgcagttaagatgACATCTCCCCAGTGATAGATAGGAATATGGGCACCGAGCAAAAGGGTACGAgcagtttcaaccaagtgtctattttttcgttctgctataccattttgctgtggtgtatgaggacaagtaGACTGATGTAAGATACCATGGGAACTCAAGATAGCAGAAAAGGgggatgagaaatactcttttgcattatcacttcttaatattttgattacttgaccaaattgattcttgatttcattcaaaaaagatGTAAAGATAGCTAACAATTCAGAACgatttttcataagataaacccaagtacatcttgaatattcatcaataaaggtaacaaaatattaaaaccaaaGGAGGAGATACGACTAGGTCCCCATATATCAGAATGGATaatggaaaaactagaattacatattgattgagaccttttagaaaggaagatctaacatgttttcctaattgacatgATTCACATTCTAAGGTTTGGAGACCACTAAGTTAaggacacatcttttttaatttggacaaaTGAGGATGGCCAAGTCGATCATGTAGCACTTTAGGATTAGGAGCAGCAACACAGGACACCCTTGGACGAGATCCATAATGGTATAATCCGCCAGCTTTATATCCTTCTCCAATCCGTCTCCCCGAACCACACtcctgtataacaaaagatttatgatcaaatgttattgaacaatttaacattttggtAAGCTTGCTtagggaaattaaattaaaaggacaattagAGACAAAAAGGACAAAGTTGAGATTGAGGGAGGGAGACAAGGAAACATGACCGACTCCTTTGGAGGAAGTTTTAGATCCATTTGCAAGGGTTATGAAATGAGGATTCTCTCGAATAGAAATAGATGAGAACAAAGAGGTATTACCAGAAATATGATCAGAAGCAcctgagtcaattacccatgaatttggaccttccatggattgagaaatgcacGCTGTTGATGTACTGGGAGATTGAGATGATTCTACCAAGCTGTTGGACTTTAACCTTAAatactcttgatattcatcCTCGGTGAACTTAGAAGTGGAAGTTTCAATCTTCGGAGTGGAAGTTTTAGTCTTCAAAATATTGGCGATCTTGGAAGgaaaatcatgtaaataataGCAATTCTCTTGAGTGTGACCCATCTTTTCACAGTATGTGCATTGAGGACATCCCCGACCTCCTtgtcctcctcctctagtgccacgtcctcctcttcctcgtgtggcaaccatgacagatggttcCACTAGTTCATGCACTTCCTGAGTTTGAGGTACCGGGACACGTAGAAGGCGAGTGGTCAATGTTTCCATGGAGGGGACCTCATGACTAGTCAGAAGTTGATCTCTGAGATGATCAAAATCGGGATGTAGGGCACAAAAGATCAATACCATGTAATATTTGTCcagtttcttttatatatccTTTAATGGGTCTACTTCCAAAAACATCCTCAGTTCTTCGACGACAGATTGGGCTTCAGCCATAAAGGACACCATATCATGGTTTGTCAATTTAAGAGATGCAAGCTTGTTCGCAGTGTCATAAAGACGTTGAATATCGTTggcataaatgctttgagctttcAGGAAtgacaagttttgaaagccCTCAGAGATATAAGAAGGTTGGGTTCCACTGATTGCCATAATAGGGCACACAACTGGAAATCTACTTGTTTCCACTTATCAACTTTTTCAGTAGGCACATGACTTCCATCttgctcaaggtggtcataaagcccttggccaaggaaccacatttcaacGGCAGCAGATCATGATAGATANNNNNNNNNNNNNNNNNNNNNNNNNNNNNNNNNNNNNNNNNNNNNNNNNNNNNNNNNNNNNNNNNNNNNNNNNNNNNNNNNNNNNNNNNNNNNNNNNNNNNNNNNNNNNNNNNNNNNNNNNNNNNNNNNNNNNNNNNNNNNNNNNNNNNNNNNNNNNNNNNNNNNNNNNNNNNNNNNNNNNNNNNNNNNNNNNNNNNNNNNNNNNNNNNNNNNNNNNNNNNNNNNNNNNNNNNNNNNNNNNNNNNNNNNNNNNNNNNNNNNNNNNNNNNNNNNNNNNNNNNNNNNNNNNNNNNNNNNNNNNNNNNNNNNNNNNNNNNNNNNNNNNNNNNNNNNNNNNNNNNNNNNNNNNNNNNNNNNNNNNNNNNNNNNNNNNNNNNNNNNNNNNNNNNNNNNNNNNNNNNNNNNNNNNNNNNNNNNNNNNNNNNNNNNNNNNNNNNNNNNNNNNNNNNNNNNNNNNNNNNNNNNNNNNNNNNNNNNNNNNNNNNNNNNNNNNNNNNNNNNNNNNNNNNNNNNNNNNNNNNNNNNNNNNNNNNNNNNNNNNNNNNNNNNNNNNNNNNNNNNNNNNNNNNNNNNNNNNNNNNNNNNNNNNNNNNNNNNNNNNNNNNNNNNNNNNNNNNNNNgtaacctagacacaatataaacatgataattagagtaacctagacacaatataatcatgataattagagtaacttaaacataatataatcatgataattagagtaaccctagacacaatataatcatgataattagagtaaccctagacacaatataaacatgataattagagtaaccctagacacaatataatcatgataattagagtaaccctagacacaatataatcatgataaataggataaatatcctaacaataAGGACCCTGTAATTGTTTCAGAAGGTGGTTAGAAACTTGTATGTTAGTTGACCGGTCATTGAACCTGGTGAAGGAGGTTAAGCTCCTCTAAACACTGTATTCTTGATTCTTGATGTGAAtacaattcttttcttctcattctaCTCTGTTCTGTGttgttgtttgagtgtgtgagagtTGAGATAGTTATGAATTCTTACCTGAATCCCTATCAAAGTGGTCCGACCTATCGGATCTGATAGGAGGAAAGCGAAAGCGATGGAGGGGAAAGTGAAAGCGGTTGAAGGGAAGATGGAACACTTGGAGTTGGCAGTGGAGGGGCTGAAGGCGAAAATTGCGGCGAATTGGCAAGAATCTATTGCGATGCACAAAGATATCTAAGAATTGATACGGATGATGGGGGCGTGCAACAAACAAGGGGAGGAAGGTCCTGGTAAGAGTCAGGAGTCGGTCAATCATCAAGGAAGTCCCATACGCGATGATGCCGAAAGAGAAGGCGGTAGGGAGTGACCAAACAATATGCCAAATTGGAGACGAAGGGTGAGTTACCAATCTTTGAAGGACCTGATCCTTTGTATTGGATTAACCGGGTAGAGAAATTCTTCGAGATTCAGAGGGTGGCGGAGGCAGAGAAAATCGAATTGGCCCATATTAGCATGGAGGGGAGCGCTGCATATTGGTTCAAGTTCTGGAAGGACAAGGCGAGTGATCGAACTTGGGAGGGGTTGAAAGAAGCACTGCTGATCCGATTCGAGAGTCGCCATCGTGGGGGAATCTTTGAAAGAATGACGGCAATCAAGCAGATAACCACCGTGGAGGAATACGTGAAAGAATTTGAAGCTTTGGCGGGGCAGACAAAAGAGTTTTCCGATAACCAATTGCTGGGTTATTTCTTGGCGGGCTTACGCGAGGAGTTGCGTGTCAGATGAGACCACATGATCCCTACGACTCGATGTCGGCGATGAAGATAACACGAGACGTGGAGGAGGCTCTTCGGGGCTTAGGGCTGATGGGGTGGACTGCGGTCAAAAACCCCCCTTCTTGGGGGCGGTCGACAAGCGGAGGAGCGGTGGCGATAGGGACAGAGCCACCGAGAAGCATTTCGGGGAGGGCCACACCAACCGAAAGTATTGGATCGGTGAGGCGAGATATGGCGACGAGGAATGAACCGGTGAGGAGCGGTGGTTTCATCGGGGGTGATGGTCGGGGAAGGAACTTTTGAAACCTCCCTTACCCCGAGTTCTTGAAATGTAGAGAGGAGGGAAGGTGTTTTCGTTATGGAGGCCCTTTCAGCCCCGAGCACCAGTGTCCTAAGAAGAGCCTAAGGGTAGTGTTGTTgacagaagatgaagaaggggATGCCGAGGGGGTGGAGGCCGGCACAGATCCACCATGCATGGAAGTGTCAGCGTTCTTGGCAGGGGGACTGATACAGCCGAAGACATTGAAGTTACAGGGGAAAGTGGGTGAACGTGACGTGCTGGTACTGGTGGACAGTGGTGCGAGCCACAAATTTGTCAGTCAAAAGCTAGTAGAAGAATTGAAGCTCAGCAAGGAAGATACCCCTCCGTATTAGGTCACTTTGGGGGACGACTACCGTAAGAAGACTCGGGGGTGTTGTCCGAAGGTGGTGGTCGATACGGGGGAGTCGAGATTGAGGAGAAGTTTTACTTGTTCGAACTAGGAGGTGTCGACATGATACTTGGAATGGAATGATTGGCCAAGCTTGGGGAGATAATGTTGGATTGTGGAAAATCCATCATGACCTTCCGGCAAGCAGGGAAGAAGGTCACCATTAGAGGGGACCCGAAGCTGGAAAGAAGAGTTGTCGAACCTGAACAGTTGTTGAAACTCAGCGAGGTAGAGTTGTGTGCCTTGGTTTGGAGCTTGGAGGGAAAGGAGGCGAACTGGGAGAATGAGGACGAAAGTGGGTTGATGATAGAACAAAAGGATGACTTGGAGAAACTTTTGGAACAGTACATAGGGGTATTTCAGGAATATCCAGGGTTGCCACCTAATAGAACGGAGAAACATCAGattgttttaaaagaaggagCATATCCTGTGAACGTGCGACCCTACCGCTACCCACATGTCATGAAGACAGAGATCGAGCGACAAGTGGCAGAGATGTTACATGCAAGGGTTATCCAACCCAGTATAAGTCCGTTCTCCAGTGCGATGATTCTCGTTAAAAAGAAGGACGGAAGTTGGTGTTTTTGCATTGACTACCGGGCGGTCAACAGAGTCAGCGTTCCGAACAAGTTCCCCATCCCGGTGATCGAAGAGCTGCTAGATGAACTCGGGGGAGCGAAGTATTTATCGAAAGTGGATCTCAAGTCAGGATACCATCAAATCAGGATGGAGGCAGAGGATGGGGGAATTTTGTGTGGACTGAGGCTGCCAAAGGAGCAATGGGCAGATTAAAGGAGGCGGTGATGACGGCCCCAGTGATTGCGTTACCAGATTTCGCGCAGCAGCTCCACGTGGAGTGCGATGCATCTAGGGTGGGTATCAGGGTTGTCTTGACGCAGGAGAGAAGACCCATAGCTTACTTTAGTAAGGCGTTATCGGAGGGGACATTGGGGAAATCGATCTACGACAAGGAGCTCATGGCGGTGGCGATGGCGGTCTGGCACTGGCGGCCATACTTGATGGGTCAGAAATTCATTGTGCACATTGATCAGAAAAGTCTGCGGTTTCTACTGGAACAGTGAATAACCACCCCAGCCCAACAACACTGGATAGCCAAGCTCCTTGGCTACGACTTCGAAATCGTGTATCGGACGGGGCACACTAATAAAGTGGCTGCCGCTTTATCTAAAAAAGAAAGACGAATTGGAGGAGGAAACCGAGGAGGGTACCTAAGGAGAGGAGAAGGAGCTGAATGCGACAATGAGGCCCTACTGGGAAGACTTCCAGGAAGTGGTAACAGAAGTCGAAGAGGATGAGGAGTTGAGGAAGATCATAACAGCCATTACCAAAGATCCTGACAAACACCCATCCTTCACGATAGAGAATGAACGTCTGCATTACAAAGGGAGATTGATTATCTCGACCAAGTTAAGTTGGATTCTGAAGCTGCTGGTTGAGCATCACACTACACCGATGGGGGGTCACTCGGGAGTATATCGCACCTACCGTAGAATTGCACAGTCCTTGTACTGGATCGGAATGAAGAAGGCTATAACAGAATTCGTAACTCAGTGCCTGGTATGTCAGCAACATAAATATTTAGCATCCTCTCCCCAAGGATTGTTGCAGCCCCTACCAATACCTCAGGCTGCGTGGGAAGATATCAGCATGGATTTCATCGTGAGGTTGCCAAAATCCAAAGGGTGTGATGTTGTCCTTGTAGTCGTGGACCGTTTGAGCAAGTACGCACACTTCATTCCCCTTAAACATCCTTATACCGCGAAGACAGTGGCTGAAGCGTTTGTAAAGGAGATTGTGAATTTGCACGGGATACCAAAGACTATAGTCACTAACAGAGACCCGTTGTTTCTCAGTTTGTTTTGGAGGGAATTATTCAAGTTACAAGGTATGCAACTTCAGATGAGCACCTCCTACCATCCGCAGACTGATGGACAAACGAAAGTGCTCAACAAAATTTTAGAAGGCTATCTCAAATGTTTTTGCTCTGAACAGCCTAAAAGTTGGAACATGATTCTCCCTTAGGCCGAATACTGGTATAATACCAACTATCAGGGAACAACAAAGAATACACCTTTTGAAATAGTTTATGGAAGATCGCCCCTAACTCTGACCAGGTTTGTACCGGGAGAAACGATGGTGGAGGCCGTAGCCCAAGAGTTGAAGACACGTGACGAGGCCCTGCAGCAACTCCGCTTCCATCTGGCAAGGGCTCAGGATGTGATGGTCAAGCAGGCGAACCGAGGAAGGAGGTCGGTTACGATAAAGGTGGATGATTGGGTATTTCTCAAAATCAGACCACACCGACAAGTTACGATGCTGATGAGGCTGCACCCAAAATTAACAGCTAGGTATTATGGACTGTTTAGGGTGATTTAGAAGATAGGGGAAGTGGCCTTCAAGTCCTGAGAATGCAAGGATTC comes from the Vigna radiata var. radiata cultivar VC1973A chromosome 2, Vradiata_ver6, whole genome shotgun sequence genome and includes:
- the LOC111240575 gene encoding uncharacterized protein LOC111240575, producing MAESNSXTVSVIPSVDHHPPALDSPHTEIIPHRAPMDSPPPQDNGESPASDSSPSSPPPTPPGANDSAWPIALRIGTRSTRNPHPIYNFLSYHRLSSSYFSLLSSVSSVVIPKNVKEALDHPGWRQAMIVEMQALDHSNTWELVVDGCMQLKSAMMVKLIGSKLGLLQKVTLRFMVLIIVTHFLSCRQNDYYSPLLCHGSHSSLATSSIGYQECLSTW